The sequence below is a genomic window from Cicer arietinum cultivar CDC Frontier isolate Library 1 chromosome 6, Cicar.CDCFrontier_v2.0, whole genome shotgun sequence.
taatgttattcgattttgtttttttaaaatgaactttgttatcaaaataattctattttaataatgtagatcttttttaaatttgaattttatgaaatatatttattttattttttattatcattttcaaaTGTCAATTTGTTTATAGAAAAGCACTATAAAATTTGTTAGATGACTCATAAGAATGTGAATGTGGAAAGTTGTTTGGTTGTTTCTTCTCTTGATATTTTGCACGGTTTCAATTAACCTAAGGTAGCAACTAACCTTTCCTAATTAAATTTCTCACTTCCCTCCACTTAGGGTAATGTTCAAACCTTCCctttaaatatgtcttttcaCCCAAATGGCAAACTAGCCAAAACAACCAATATAGCCATTTGAAGCCTATCACCAATCCATTAATAAAACAAGCAATATTAATTCATGCCAATCCATTAATAAACATGTTTCaagttttcttttaaatatttaataaaaaaaaagttttcttttaaatataaatacttttttttatataaaaagaagtacttttaatattatttaagccTATCACCACTTGATGAAGTCATTGTtatcacaaaaatatttaacacCTAGTCTcatgacaaaaagaaaaagggattactttgttttttagaagaaagaaaaagagattaatttttatatatttataatataaaattattttacatatacATTCAATTAAATCGAATTATAATCTCACTctattatattagtttataatGAAAATTTCTTCACAAATAATATCCTTAAAAAACATTGAAAACCTTAGCTTTTTTTGAAGTGtgtgaaataaaataatggACCATcagatgttttttatttatttttatttttataaaaccaTCACATGCTTTTATAGAGTAGGCAAGGAACCCCTCATATATTGAAAGTTGTAGTTGTCTCTCACAAATCAATTTTCCACTAGACTATGCAACACTTACTACCCTCTCTCTTTTACAACACATCCTTTATCAAAATTCTCGACTTCACTTTTAGTTttcaacataattttaattgtattttatttaaattgcactatgtaattaaaattatatgcaTCATTTTTAAGTTATTAATCTTTTCAttaatgataattaaaatacatcaataattCATAAagataattgaataaaatcattatttttttcttttatttattatattttcttaatttgtataaaataataaaatgcatTTATCATCGTGGAACAAATGGATTAATTTCCAACAATAATTTATTgagaaatgaaaaaatatatattcatgaATAAGAAAAAACATTCTCAACATAAAGAAATTCAAAgaattatgtaattattaacGGAGTCGATGTGATTCTCCTAAGTTCGACTTTTACATATAATATTTGACTAGAAGTAACCACAAGAACATCTAAAAAAATTGGCTAGTAACAACTAGAAGTGAGAAGTAGTTATTTGCTTGTCATGCACCTAACAAGAacatctacaaatttagtatacATGTGTTGCTTCAAGTACATTCTTTGCACTTTGTTTCTTCCATTCATCCCCATTTTCTCTCTTGCCAATTGGTTTTCAAGTAAAAACCGAAGATTTTGTGCAAGGACATGATTCCCTCCACGTCCAATAGGATGAAGAAGACCAGTCACATTATGTTCCACAATTTCCTTTGTTCCTCCAGCATTTGTTCCAAGCACCTATCCATAAGTTTAGGTAAAATGGGAATATTTCAATATTCATTTGTACCATTCAAGAAActctaactaattaattaataagcaAACTCAAATTTAGTCAAGTTTGTATTATCTTCTAGTTCTTACTTACCATAGCTTCTCAATTAAATAAAGGGCCTTGCTACCTACACCCCCACgccaaataaaaaacaattggAGTGCTACCTTCACtatgaaaaataattagatattaTGAAGAAGTTAAATGAGATAGCTCCTCAAACtaatattaacatatatgagtttataaaaaacttatatatgaaatttttataagattcttttaatattttctttttataggtgtctttagagaaaaaaattatcaaacacAGGAGGATCtctatgaaattaattttatagttctaaactaaaaaaagtaacaaatatttcaatGGATGAAACAACCAAAATAAGTCATTACCGGAAGACCAAATGCCATTGCTTCTATTGTCACACGTCCAAAGGTTTCTCCCAATCCCTATACACCATTTTGCAAATTagcacaaatatatatatatatatatatatgaagatgCAAAACACTTATATGAAGAGTCCAAATTATATAAAGCAATTAGCAAGACCCTTATATTATACTACTTGGAGAGCTTttgcataaataaataatctaattCTTTCATCAATAAACACTTATGTTATGTGATGCAAAAGCTTACATGTAAGTACGAACTAAGTggtaattataataattttattttttccgtAGGATAGATGATAAATATGATCATAAACTCACATAATTGTAAAGTTTTGAATTCGAATTCAAAACAAAGTgtcaaatcaaataatattgAGGTTTTTCAATTGAACTAGAACATCAATGATAGTAAACTTCAAACAAGTTCTATATACAATATCTTACCACTCATGTTcatgttgtaaattgaggattgcgaaaaatagttgtttattcaaattttactaTACTACATTATTATAGCATTGgcattattttacattaaatatctaaattgttaaaattttgtTACACTACTATAGTACTACGTCTGTGCTATATCCGCTATTCGACGTAGTTtccttaaatatattttattgagttaaatatatttttattgagttgaatatagaataatttattgagttaaatatattttattgagttagaacataatatatttattgagttaaatatatttttaatacttattAGTTTTTCTTCGACTTTTAGTCTCACAATATAATGTTTCAAACAGATTTATATCATAAGACTAAACAAATTATCCttcataataaataatttaatcacaATTTACCTGAGAGTTTATGACATAAACATCAGCAGCAGAGTAAATTGAAGCAACATGTGTTGTAGCTGGAGTCCACAAAACAGACTTTGACAAGTTTGAATGTTGTGACAAGAAACTTACAAGACTTTTAACATATTCCACCTTGTTACTCTTAGATCTCACAGAACCAATGAGAATTTTGAGAGATTGTTTCATTTTTCCATTGTTGTTGGTTAACAACACTTTCTTTCTGTTACTGTGAACATAAAAGTATACATCAATATTGCAATCAATAAACtttggtttaaatatttttaatctcttaCATCTTTATCAACCTTAAATTTTGAGTACAGAAGaaacatgtattttacttttagatTAATGTACTAACCTGCTTATAGAATTGCTTGAGACATTGTTGAAATCCACACTTCCATCCTTCAACATTGGCAAcaattttctaatatgatgtcTTCTAATCAAAGTAGAAACATGTTCATTTTTTCCATCTTCTaatgattttttcattttctcatcTTTTGGAAATGTTTCATTTTCTACTAATGAACTTGCTGATTCAAGAAACAATAACTGACCCTTAGCAGGATTAATGCTACTTAGTGAAATCACAAGCATATCATTATCATTCAACCCGATTTCTCTTCGAATCGATTCGCGCAAAACCTTTCTTTTTACATCCATTCCAGCTGCAAAAGCAAGTTCATCATTGACAGACAATGGAACAATTGCAGGGTGGAATATAAGTCTTATGCTTTCTTCTTCACACCATTTTCGCCATTGCTTCGATTGCGATTCGGAAAGAAAAACCAGCATCTTCACTCTGTTCAAGACGTGTTTCGATCTATCGAAGTACTCTCTTCGATTTTCCATAATCCACCAAATTACTTGACTTGCACCAGATGGAAAATGTTCAATGTATTGTTCTGGAAAAAATCAAGACAATTTTGTTCTAATAAGACATTGTATGACATGATaggaagttaaaaaaaaaaagtctaataatttaaaaaataggatcaacatataaaattaagataaaattaaagttatgAGAATGACATTAACCATTGATGTCGTGTTAGTGTCAGATACTTACCCATATCGATAGAAATTCATGTTAATTCTTCATTATccacttttttaaaaacaaaacatataccagcaaattattaataaaacacACCAAATTCTAACCAacactaaaaaaaatcacaaaacaacaaaacttcaccaaataataaattcataCCAATCCATGAAGCACAAACAGCTGATCCAGCAATGACAAGATCAGCAATCATTCCACTTTTGAAACTATGATCAACTTTATCATCAACCACCTTAATTTCTCTCCTAATAAGCTCTTCCATCAAACCACCTTTTTTACTAAGAACAACAGCTGAAACATTTGCACCACATCTCAAAAGTTCACTTGCCAATTCCATCATTGAAAGTGGTGCTCCAGTCATAGAAAGCTCGTGAAATATCAACACAAAGCTCTTTGACTTAACAACTTTTGCAAATTCACCTTTCTTGTTGCACACTCCACAAATATTTTCATTACTacccaatttcaaaattttgtcttCTATTGACCCAAATGGACCAACAAGAGGAATTTCAAATTCTATCTCATTTTTTTCTATAGCAAAgttttcaactttgatttttCTCTTGTGTTTGCTTCTCAAAGACCTTCTACTCCTTTTCTTTGAACCATTTTCTTGTTTCTTGGACAATACTCCATCAATTTTTGTATCA
It includes:
- the LOC101493983 gene encoding uncharacterized protein isoform X2, with amino-acid sequence MEECNNNNKGEVQPSSRSIPQQQYYSSFIPRRENKGSINASSSLFSWFGNNRLVLWLLLITLWAYLVFFVQSKWDHYDKEQEISSRFDFHHNNHDLVVKNSSLFVDTKIDGVLSKKQENGSKKRSRRSLRSKHKRKIKVENFAIEKNEIEFEIPLVGPFGSIEDKILKLGSNENICGVCNKKGEFAKVVKSKSFVLIFHELSMTGAPLSMMELASELLRCGANVSAVVLSKKGGLMEELIRREIKVVDDKVDHSFKSGMIADLVIAGSAVCASWIEQYIEHFPSGASQVIWWIMENRREYFDRSKHVLNRVKMLVFLSESQSKQWRKWCEEESIRLIFHPAIVPLSVNDELAFAAGMDVKRKVLRESIRREIGLNDNDMLVISLSSINPAKGQLLFLESASSLVENETFPKDEKMKKSLEDGKNEHVSTLIRRHHIRKLLPMLKDGSVDFNNVSSNSISSNRKKVLLTNNNGKMKQSLKILIGSVRSKSNKVEYVKSLVSFLSQHSNLSKSVLWTPATTHVASIYSAADVYVINSQGLGETFGRVTIEAMAFGLPVALQLFFIWRGGVGSKALYLIEKLWCLEQMLEEQRKLWNIM
- the LOC101493983 gene encoding uncharacterized protein isoform X1, which gives rise to MEECNNNNKGEVQPSSRSIPQQQYYSSFIPRRENKGSINASSSLFSWFGNNRLVLWLLLITLWAYLVFFVQSKWDHYDKEQEISSRFDFHHNNHDLVVKNSSLFVDTKIDGVLSKKQENGSKKRSRRSLRSKHKRKIKVENFAIEKNEIEFEIPLVGPFGSIEDKILKLGSNENICGVCNKKGEFAKVVKSKSFVLIFHELSMTGAPLSMMELASELLRCGANVSAVVLSKKGGLMEELIRREIKVVDDKVDHSFKSGMIADLVIAGSAVCASWIEQYIEHFPSGASQVIWWIMENRREYFDRSKHVLNRVKMLVFLSESQSKQWRKWCEEESIRLIFHPAIVPLSVNDELAFAAGMDVKRKVLRESIRREIGLNDNDMLVISLSSINPAKGQLLFLESASSLVENETFPKDEKMKKSLEDGKNEHVSTLIRRHHIRKLLPMLKDGSVDFNNVSSNSISSNRKKVLLTNNNGKMKQSLKILIGSVRSKSNKVEYVKSLVSFLSQHSNLSKSVLWTPATTHVASIYSAADVYVINSQGLGETFGRVTIEAMAFGLPVLGTNAGGTKEIVEHNVTGLLHPIGRGGNHVLAQNLRFLLENQLAREKMGMNGRNKVQRMYLKQHMYTKFVDVLVRCMTSK